From Spea bombifrons isolate aSpeBom1 chromosome 6, aSpeBom1.2.pri, whole genome shotgun sequence, a single genomic window includes:
- the MANF gene encoding mesencephalic astrocyte-derived neurotrophic factor, translating into MWSLCALAVAGVLVALPGSIQALKAGECEVCVSFLDRFYQSLKEKNVEFKADVIEKELLKSCNEAKGKENRLCYYIGATTDAATKITNEVSKPLSYHIPAEKICEKLKKKDGQICELKYDKQIDLSTVDLKKLRVKELKKILDDWGETCKGCAEKSDYIRKIHELMPKYAPNAANARTDL; encoded by the exons ATGTGGTCGCTGTGCGCTCTCGCTGTTGCCGGTGTTCTGGTGGCGCTTCCCGGTAGTATCCAGGCCCTAAAAGCTGGCGAGTGCGAAG TGTGCGTGTCTTTCCTGGATCGCTTTTATCAGTCTCTGAAGGAGAAGAATGTGGAGTTCAAGGCCGATGTGATTGAAAAGGAGCTGCTGAAGTCCTGCAATGAGGCGAAGGGGAAGGAGAACAGACTG TGCTACTATATTGGGGCTACCACCGACGCAGCCACAAAGATCACCAATGAGGTGTCAAAACCACTAAGCTACCACATCCCAGCCGAGAAGATATGCGAGAAGCTGAAAAAGAAAGATGGTCAGATCTGCGAATTAAAATACG ACAAGCAAATTGACTTGAGCACAGTGGATCTTAAGAAGCTGAGGGTcaaagaactgaagaagatctTGGATGACTGGGGGGAGACTTGCAAAGGCTGTGCTGAAAAATCCGATTATATCCGTAAAATCCATGAGTTAATGCCCAAATACGCTCCTAATGCAGCCAACGCACGGACTGACCTCTGA
- the RBM15B gene encoding putative RNA-binding protein 15B, with translation MKRQSERSEQSPGRAKRARERREEASGTHHKSSGRRERPNQAGTSSSSSSSSSSRRPRDPPPRPLLLPTPGETTGLEYKTLLISNLGSALPDPLLEDWLFRHFQRFGEISVKLSHTPELGRVAYINFRRPGEARQARHAKLRPVLYDRPLRVEPVFTQQPTRRPEPTPLPLTTLPAYPRSTSPRHLLLPPALTSTTTTADSYYSLYEERARGATYGMSSTSTADDEQLAPEDDHRATRNLFIGNLDHAVSEVDLRRAFDKYGPIEEVVIKRPARNQGSAYAFLKFQNLDMAHRAKLAMSGRLLGRNAMKIGYGKANPSTRLWVGGLGPSTSLAALAREFDRFGSIRTVDYVKGDSFAYIQYESLDAAQAACAQMRGFALGDRRLRVDFAKVTPEEAAAAASRYAPLQPTPYPLPLPYELLQSEAYSRHRPTLEPDLRVRDRTPPHLLYSDRERPFVEASWVNSERRSSGPGARSRSGDRGGGGSSKTREERRRRRSLSGERGRSRTERSPDRPRREASERDPGTPPSPQHNHRPPPQDKPRPPTPEPPQPRRNHHPRPPEPPEDRQSPVPEKGRTLPPVWCGHLVLKNSCFPTYLHFLEGDRDVPSALLRDRSANNGGSLAQLKIAQRLRLDQPKLEEVTRRVKQGTSGGFAVLLAIQAPQTEGVIPEEPGLQRRLLRNLVSYLKQKQAAGVISLPVGGSNKGRDPSGMLYAFPPCDFHQLYQQSAQRTVGKLEENMIIVLVKDGA, from the coding sequence ATGAAGCGGCAAAGCGAGCGCAGTGAGCAGAGCCCGGGCCGCGCCAAACGTGCCCGGGAGAGGCGGGAGGAGGCCAGCGGGACTCACCATAAAAGCTCCGGCAGGCGAGAGAGGCCTAATCAGGCCGGAACCTCctcctcatcttcttcttcctcctcctcacgGCGGCCCCGAGACCCCCCGCCACGACCGCTTTTGCTGCCCACCCCAGGCGAGACCACGGGCTTGGAGTACAAGACGCTGCTGATCAGTAACCTTGGCTCGGCTCTGCCAGACCCGCTGCTGGAGGACTGGTTGTTCCGGCATTTCCAGCGCTTCGGGGAGATCAGTGTCAAGCTGTCACACACCCCGGAGCTGGGGCGGGTGGCCTATATAAACTTCCGCCGGCCCGGGGAGGCACGACAGGCCAGGCACGCTAAGCTACGACCCGTGCTTTACGATCGCCCCCTGCGAGTAGAGCCGGTCTTCACCCAGCAGCCCACACGCCGGCCAGAGCCAACCCCGCTGCCTCTCACCACTCTCCCTGCCTACCCCCGCTCTACCTCCCCGAGACACCTGCTCCTGCCCCCGGCCCTCACCTCTACAACAACCACTGCAGACAGCTACTACTCCCTGTACGAGGAGAGGGCTAGAGGAGCCACCTATGGTATGAGCAGCACCAGTACGGCCGATGATGAGCAGCTCGCCCCGGAGGACGATCACCGAGCCACACGTAACCTCTTCATTGGCAATCTGGACCACGCCGTGTCCGAGGTGGACCTGAGACGGGCGTTTGATAAGTATGGCCCCATTGAAGAAGTAGTGATCAAGCGCCCAGCGAGGAATCAGGGATCAGCCTACGCCTTCCTCAAGTTCCAGAACTTAGACATGGCCCACAGAGCGAAATTGGCAATGAGCGGCCGTCTGCTGGGTCGTAATGCCATGAAGATAGGCTACGGGAAGGCTAATCCCAGTACGCGGCTGTGGGTCGGGGGACTGGGCCCCAGCACGTCTTTAGCGGCCCTGGCCCGAGAGTTTGACAGGTTTGGAAGCATCCGCACGGTTGACTATGTAAAAGGGGACAGCTTTGCTTATATACAATATGAAAGCCTCGATGCTGCTCAGGCTGCCTGCGCACAAATGAGGGGATTTGCACTTGGAGATCGCAGGCTTCGTGTGGATTTTGCTAAAGTTACCCCAGAGGAGGCGGCCGCAGCTGCGTCCAGGTATGCGCCCCTCCAGCCTACTCCATACCCTCTGCCTCTTCCCTACGAGTTGCTGCAATCGGAAGCCTACAGCAGGCATCGACCCACACTGGAACCAGATCTCCGAGTGAGGGACCGGACGCCGCCTCATCTTCTCTACTCTGACCGGGAAAGGCCTTTTGTGGAAGCCAGTTGGGTAAACAGCGAGCGCAGGAGTTCTGGTCCAGGTGCCCGCAGCAGGAGTGGGGACCGTGGGGGAGGTGGCAGCTCCAAAACTAGGGAGGAGAGGAGACGACGTCGGAGTTTGTCTGGTGAAAGGGGTAGGAGTAGAACTGAAAGGAGCCCTGACCGTCCCAGGAGAGAAGCATCGGAGAGAGATCCTGGAACTCCGCCATCTCCGCAACACAATCACCGCCCCCCACCGCAGGACAAGCCAAGGCCTCCTACACCTGAACCCCCACAACCCAGAAGGAACCATCACCCTCGACCCCCAGAGCCTCCGGAAGACAGACAATCCCCGGTCCCAGAGAAGGGACGGACGCTGCCTCCTGTCTGGTGTGGGCACTTAGTACTGAAGAACAGTTGTTTCCCCACCTACCTACACTTCTTAGAGGGTGACCGTGATGTACCCAGTGCCCTCCTTAGAGACCGCTCTGCAAACAATGGGGGCAGCCTGGCACAGCTCAAGATTGCCCAGAGACTCCGGCTAGACCAGCCAAAGCTTGAGGAAGTTACTAGACGGGTGAAGCAGGGCACTTCTGGAGGTTTTGCTGTACTGCTTGCCATTCAAGCCCCGCAGACCGAAGGGGTTATACCCGAGGAGCCCGGCTTACAGCGTCGCCTGCTTAGGAATCTTGTCTCTTACCTGAAACAGAAGCAGGCAGCTGGGGTCATCAGCCTGCCAGTAGGAGGGAGCAACAAGGGTAGAGACCCTAGTGGCATGCTTTATGCATTTCCGCCTTGTGACTTCCACCAGTTGTACCAGCAGAGTGCCCAGCGTACTGTGGGCAAACTAGAAGAGAACATGATTATTGTGCTAGTGAAAGATGGCGCTTGA